The following are encoded together in the Kribbella sp. CA-293567 genome:
- a CDS encoding ATP-dependent nuclease, with the protein MRIARVQVENFRSIRQLDCQIDDITTFVGPNGSGKSTILRALDWFFNGNRGVLEDDDVHFGASDPRRVRVTVEFTDLSSADRAALGPKYAAQPGSTFTAWRTWEDGEDKLTGKALAFAPFEEIRKFAGAMDKRTSYAKIRAENPDYALPPCKSAPEVEAAMDAWELGHPELLAEAEVSDTHLFGFNGRGKLAELFDFIFVSADFRAGDEAIDTKDSIFGKILQRVLDRSELQEAVTVLTEAFESEYDKLNQQYLATQLQTLGDELTAEMGIYTRARSVALSAALPSIRPQFPRIDVQVSDSVVSTAVDRQGHGLQRTLLVGALTVLSRRSRQTDSPAQMFLAIEEPELFQHPTQARAFASVLRSIATDASQAVQIAYATHSPYFVEPRFFDEVRRVTTCKLSGEVCASTRITTATVESVCKRLDGYIKADSIQRRWDQVCLKYLPEALFAETVILVEGDEDAAILQGLGGHTNELALAGICVAPVSGKNNMMLPFTILRELGIHALMVVDNDSGAEGRMRKLKRDESDIAQAIAKNASDNRMLCRLVGAAEEDFPVGEVSPLLAFIPDTLETLLSSDLPEWDQKRHELIDTGRGVDGKNAATYEIAARECKVKPGEDLSGIMDFVLRKAA; encoded by the coding sequence GTGCGTATCGCAAGAGTTCAAGTAGAGAACTTCCGCTCGATCCGGCAACTGGATTGCCAGATCGACGACATCACGACATTCGTAGGGCCGAACGGTTCTGGCAAGTCCACCATCCTCAGGGCCCTCGACTGGTTCTTCAACGGGAACCGCGGCGTCCTCGAAGACGACGACGTCCATTTCGGCGCATCGGACCCGAGGCGAGTCCGGGTCACCGTCGAGTTCACCGACCTCTCGTCAGCCGATCGCGCTGCCCTCGGTCCCAAGTATGCCGCTCAGCCGGGCTCCACCTTCACCGCGTGGCGAACCTGGGAGGACGGTGAGGACAAGCTCACCGGCAAAGCGCTGGCCTTTGCACCGTTTGAGGAGATCCGCAAGTTCGCCGGCGCCATGGACAAACGGACCAGCTACGCCAAAATTCGGGCCGAGAACCCTGACTATGCTCTTCCCCCGTGTAAGTCCGCGCCTGAAGTCGAGGCCGCGATGGATGCTTGGGAACTCGGTCACCCGGAGCTCCTCGCCGAGGCCGAGGTGTCCGATACTCACCTGTTCGGGTTCAACGGCCGGGGGAAGCTTGCTGAACTCTTCGACTTCATCTTCGTGTCCGCTGATTTCAGGGCTGGCGACGAAGCCATCGACACGAAAGACAGCATCTTCGGGAAGATCCTTCAGCGGGTCCTCGACCGCTCAGAGCTGCAAGAAGCAGTCACGGTTCTGACAGAAGCCTTCGAATCCGAGTACGACAAGCTCAACCAGCAATATCTCGCCACGCAGCTACAGACACTAGGAGACGAGCTCACCGCGGAGATGGGCATCTACACCCGCGCGAGGTCGGTAGCGCTCAGCGCGGCCTTGCCGAGCATTCGACCCCAGTTCCCACGGATAGACGTCCAGGTCTCAGATTCCGTGGTCAGTACAGCGGTCGACCGCCAGGGGCACGGCCTGCAGCGAACCTTGCTGGTAGGGGCGCTCACAGTCTTGTCGCGCAGATCGCGGCAGACAGATTCGCCGGCCCAGATGTTCCTGGCGATCGAGGAGCCCGAACTGTTCCAGCATCCGACCCAGGCCCGCGCATTTGCCTCCGTGCTCCGTTCGATCGCGACCGATGCGTCACAGGCCGTCCAGATCGCCTACGCGACTCACAGCCCGTACTTCGTCGAACCTCGATTCTTCGACGAAGTACGACGCGTCACCACCTGCAAGCTCTCGGGTGAGGTGTGCGCATCCACGCGGATCACCACCGCCACGGTCGAGTCGGTGTGCAAGCGGCTCGACGGCTATATAAAAGCCGACAGCATTCAACGCAGATGGGATCAAGTGTGTCTGAAATACCTCCCGGAGGCTCTCTTCGCCGAGACTGTGATCCTCGTCGAGGGCGATGAGGATGCAGCAATCCTTCAGGGCCTGGGTGGACACACCAACGAACTTGCGCTCGCGGGGATCTGTGTCGCTCCGGTCAGCGGCAAGAACAACATGATGCTCCCCTTCACGATCCTGCGAGAGCTGGGTATTCATGCCCTCATGGTCGTCGACAACGACTCCGGAGCAGAAGGACGGATGCGCAAACTCAAGCGCGACGAAAGCGACATTGCCCAGGCCATCGCCAAGAACGCCTCCGACAACCGAATGCTCTGCCGACTAGTCGGCGCAGCCGAGGAAGACTTCCCAGTAGGCGAAGTCTCTCCACTGCTCGCCTTCATCCCGGACACACTCGAGACCCTGCTCTCATCAGATCTACCAGAGTGGGACCAGAAGCGACACGAACTCATCGACACCGGCCGCGGAGTCGACGGCAAGAACGCCGCAACCTACGAGATCGCCGCCCGCGAATGCAAGGTCAAACCGGGAGAGGACCTCTCAGGAATCATGGACTTCGTACTACGCAAGGCGGCCTAG
- a CDS encoding ABC transporter permease codes for MIAALATEYTKLVHASVVRATTVILVLGIGLICSTMLLATNTEDPQLAAKLGALIDPGGWAGYLTTAAQVTGAGGLLGTGVVLSWIFGREFTEGTITGLFAIPVRRTTIATAKLLVYFTWSVATSTALLTALLILGLLFGLGPIPAEALPAIGRQFALTVLTAAIAIPAAWAATLGRSILAGIGTTVGILILSQLTVITGAGAWTPFAAPALWAISAGTEVSNLQLALIAPTVLAVAGLTAHTWHRLQLNR; via the coding sequence ATGATCGCGGCGCTCGCGACGGAGTACACGAAACTCGTGCACGCCAGCGTCGTCCGCGCGACCACAGTCATCCTGGTGCTCGGCATCGGCCTGATCTGCTCGACGATGCTACTGGCCACCAACACCGAAGATCCCCAACTCGCCGCCAAGCTCGGCGCCCTCATCGACCCGGGCGGCTGGGCCGGCTACCTCACCACAGCCGCCCAGGTAACCGGAGCCGGCGGCCTGCTCGGCACCGGCGTCGTACTGAGCTGGATCTTCGGCCGCGAGTTCACCGAAGGCACGATCACCGGACTCTTCGCCATCCCCGTCCGGCGCACCACGATCGCCACCGCCAAACTGCTCGTCTACTTCACCTGGTCCGTCGCAACCAGCACCGCCCTGCTCACTGCCCTACTCATCCTCGGCCTGCTCTTCGGCCTAGGCCCCATCCCCGCAGAGGCCCTCCCCGCAATCGGCCGCCAATTCGCCCTGACCGTCCTCACAGCAGCTATCGCCATCCCAGCCGCATGGGCCGCCACGCTCGGCCGCTCCATCCTCGCCGGCATCGGCACAACGGTCGGAATCCTGATCCTGTCGCAGCTCACCGTCATAACTGGCGCAGGAGCGTGGACCCCGTTCGCGGCCCCCGCCCTCTGGGCAATCAGCGCCGGGACAGAGGTGTCAAACCTCCAACTCGCCCTGATCGCACCCACTGTGCTCGCGGTCGCAGGGTTGACCGCACACACCTGGCACCGCCTCCAACTCAACCGCTGA
- a CDS encoding TetR/AcrR family transcriptional regulator, with translation MVSKTEKTRERLLKASLELFAVHGYDATSVSQIAGRAGVTEMTFFRHFPTKASLLVDDPYDPLIGAGIREQPVDLDPISRITRGIRSAWRQLPAPATADVRERLRIVAKTPALRAGLAGGTAATEAVIAEALVEGGTGHREAAIAASAVMAALNTALLEWSLTEDEDLGRAIDSALGVLEDRHG, from the coding sequence ATGGTCTCGAAGACCGAGAAGACTCGGGAACGGCTACTGAAGGCATCGCTGGAACTGTTCGCCGTCCATGGGTACGACGCGACCAGCGTGAGCCAGATCGCCGGGCGGGCCGGGGTCACCGAGATGACCTTCTTCCGGCACTTCCCGACCAAGGCCAGCTTGCTGGTCGACGATCCGTACGACCCGCTCATCGGCGCCGGGATTCGGGAGCAGCCGGTGGATCTCGATCCGATCAGCCGGATCACCCGCGGGATCCGCTCAGCGTGGCGGCAACTGCCGGCGCCCGCGACCGCCGACGTACGGGAACGGCTCCGGATCGTCGCCAAGACCCCCGCTCTGCGAGCCGGCCTGGCAGGCGGGACGGCCGCCACCGAGGCCGTCATCGCCGAAGCGCTGGTCGAGGGCGGCACGGGCCACCGCGAGGCGGCGATTGCTGCGAGCGCTGTGATGGCCGCCCTCAACACGGCGTTGCTCGAGTGGAGCCTGACCGAGGACGAAGACCTCGGTCGCGCGATCGACTCGGCGCTCGGCGTACTGGAGGACCGCCATGGCTGA
- a CDS encoding TetR/AcrR family transcriptional regulator, translating into MRSTEDTVLPTRERIREAAVARFGRDGFSAGLRTIATDAGVTAGLVIHHFGSKEGLRRECDAYVLGVIRAEKIRTATSGTATGMLAQLAEIEQYGPLALYAVRSLQAGGQLATDFVAQMIRDAEAYLAAGVEAGTIRPSRDPVGRARYLTFQGMGSLMLWISLHPEMVTVDDFRSALREISDQITLPALELFTQGLFVDRTMLDAYLMHVPDPPGDPAVP; encoded by the coding sequence ATGCGTTCAACCGAGGACACCGTGCTGCCGACCCGGGAGCGCATCCGCGAGGCCGCCGTCGCACGCTTCGGCCGCGACGGCTTCTCCGCCGGCCTGCGGACGATCGCCACGGATGCGGGAGTGACGGCCGGCCTGGTCATCCATCACTTCGGCTCCAAGGAGGGTTTGCGCCGCGAGTGCGATGCCTACGTCCTCGGCGTGATTCGGGCCGAGAAAATTCGGACGGCGACGTCCGGAACCGCGACCGGGATGCTCGCGCAACTGGCCGAGATCGAGCAGTACGGCCCGTTGGCCCTGTACGCCGTACGCAGTCTCCAGGCCGGCGGTCAGCTCGCGACAGACTTCGTGGCGCAGATGATTCGCGACGCCGAGGCGTACCTGGCGGCGGGAGTGGAGGCGGGCACCATCCGGCCGAGCAGAGACCCGGTGGGACGGGCGCGCTACCTGACCTTCCAGGGGATGGGGTCGCTGATGCTGTGGATCTCGCTGCACCCGGAGATGGTGACGGTCGACGACTTCCGGTCCGCGCTGCGCGAGATCTCCGACCAGATCACCCTGCCCGCGCTCGAACTGTTCACCCAGGGACTGTTCGTCGACCGCACGATGCTGGACGCCTACCTGATGCACGTCCCCGATCCGCCCGGCGACCCCGCCGTTCCGTAG
- a CDS encoding ABC transporter ATP-binding protein yields the protein MSAALKIRQLHKSFGQVRALDGLDLSVQTGQVTGFLGPNGAGKSTTIRVLLGLLRPDSGSVEVLGGHPWKDAVELHRRLAYVPGDVSLWPNLTGGEAIDLLCRLRGGADKTRKAELLDRFELDPTKKGRTYSKGNRQKVALVAALAADVELLVLDEPTSGLDPLMETVFQDCIAEAKAAGRSVLLSSHILAEVEKLCDSVTIVRAGRTVQSGTLAELRHLTRTTITASLTAPPGRLADLPGVHDFVADQGTVTFDVDHDQLAAVVQALAPLGVRTLTSAPPSLEQLFLRQYGDQLVSEQVSA from the coding sequence ATGAGCGCTGCCCTGAAGATCCGCCAACTCCACAAGTCCTTCGGTCAGGTGCGGGCCCTCGACGGCCTCGACCTCTCCGTGCAGACCGGTCAGGTGACGGGCTTCCTCGGCCCCAACGGCGCCGGGAAGTCGACCACGATCCGGGTCCTGCTGGGCCTCCTGCGACCCGACTCGGGATCGGTGGAAGTCCTCGGCGGTCACCCCTGGAAGGACGCGGTCGAGCTGCACCGCCGCCTGGCGTACGTGCCGGGAGACGTCAGCCTGTGGCCGAACCTGACCGGGGGAGAGGCCATAGACCTGCTCTGCCGCCTCCGCGGCGGCGCGGACAAGACCCGCAAGGCGGAGTTGCTCGACCGGTTCGAGCTCGATCCGACCAAGAAAGGCCGCACGTACAGCAAGGGGAACCGGCAGAAGGTCGCGCTGGTCGCGGCCCTGGCGGCCGATGTCGAACTGCTCGTCCTGGACGAGCCGACGTCGGGCCTCGATCCGCTGATGGAGACCGTCTTCCAGGACTGCATCGCGGAAGCCAAGGCAGCCGGCCGGTCGGTGCTGCTGTCCAGTCACATCCTGGCGGAGGTGGAGAAACTCTGCGACAGCGTGACGATCGTCCGGGCCGGCCGTACGGTCCAGTCGGGCACTCTCGCCGAACTGCGCCACCTGACCCGCACGACCATAACGGCCTCGCTCACCGCTCCGCCTGGGCGGCTGGCCGACCTGCCGGGTGTTCACGACTTCGTCGCCGACCAGGGCACCGTGACGTTCGACGTCGACCACGATCAGCTGGCCGCTGTTGTCCAGGCTCTCGCGCCCCTCGGCGTCCGAACGCTCACCAGCGCGCCGCCCTCTCTGGAACAACTGTTCCTGCGTCAGTACGGCGACCAACTGGTTTCCGAGCAGGTGTCCGCATGA